Proteins encoded together in one Ciona intestinalis chromosome 3, KH, whole genome shotgun sequence window:
- the LOC100175931 gene encoding 4-coumarate--CoA ligase 1-like has product MILQNPHPTVVIPDTSISTYMMKNLAVHGNRVALIDGETGQTYTFAEIRQDVIKCSSELVRLGVQPGDMVCMCCANCLEYAVVVIAAAACAAVVTTCNPNYTTDELIKQLSHSQPLMVFCNADNYSQLKKVAKHVSSIKHIFTSSTSIKTRSIQDLIRDGTSQEYPIERKVEPKEDTFLLPYSSGTTGLPKGVMLTHTNFISIIELSRVGFPQTGNDVLHLVLPQFHIYGMMMTMCTLAQGSRMVICKRFTVESFFKMVEKYKINLCVSVPPMVLAMYNSTLHSKYDLSSLKKVISGAAPLPLTVAEDVQKKMNLEIAQGWGLSEAVPLSTCYVSGIPLNSVGLLPPNTFLKCVDPDSGRELGPNEEGEICCKGPQVMKGYYKNPTATKQCIDYDGWFHTGDIGYFDELGFIYIVDRLKELIKYKGFQVAPAELEAMLLDHPDITDVAVIGVPDVEAGEVPKAFLVKSRPSLTASEIHKFLEGRVSKFKYLRGGVEFVDIIPKSASGKILRRELRAKEKLKKSKL; this is encoded by the exons ATGATCTTGCAAAACCCACACCCTACTGTGGTTATTCCAGATACCTCTATCAGCACTTACATGATGAAGAACTTAGCAGTCCATGGAAACCGTGTTGCATTG ATTGATGGAGAGACTGGGCAAACTTACACATTCGCTGAGATTAGACAAGATGTAATTAAATGCAGCAGTGAGCTTGTACGCCTGGGTGTTCAACCTGGAGATATGGTTTGCATGTGTTGTGCCAACTGTTTGGAGTATGCAGTGGTTGTTATTGCTGCTGCAGCATGTGCTGCTGTGGTGACAACTTGCAATCCTAACTACACTACAG ATGAATTGATCAAACAGTTATCGCATTCCCAACCACTAATGGTGTTTTGCAATGCCGATAATTACTCACAGTTGAAAAAGGTGGCTAAACATGTATCTTCAATAAAG CACATCTTTACATCTTCTACGTCGATCAAAACAAGATCCATCCAGGATTTAATAAGAGATGGAACCAGCCAGG AATACCCAATAGAGAGAAAAGTGGAACCAAAAGAAGACACATTTCTTTTACCTTATTCAAGTGGAACAACTGGTTTACCAAAAGGAGTCATGCTTACTCATACAAACTTTATATCCATTATTGAACTAAGCAG GGTTGGATTCCCCCAAACTGGAAATGATGTTTTGCATCTTGTTTTACCTCAGTTCCATATCTATGGGATGATGATGACAATGTGTACTCTTGCACAAGGCTCCAGGATGGTCATTTGTAAAAGATTTACTGTGGAATCGTTTTTCAAAATGGTGGAAAAATATAAG ATAAACCTCTGTGTTTCTGTTCCACCAATGGTGCTTGCCATGTACAATAGCACCTTGCATTCCAAATATGACTTGTCTTCACTTAAGAAAGTAATATCTGGCGCTGCACCTTTACCACTCACTGTAGCTGAAGATGTGCAAAAGAAAATGAATCTCGAAATTGCCCAGG GTTGGGGTTTATCTGAAGCAGTTCCTCTTTCCACTTGCTATGTTAGTGGCATTCCATTAAATTCGGTTGGACTTTTACCGCccaacacatttttaaag TGTGTTGACCCTGATAGTGGAAGAGAACTCGGCCCAAATGAAGAAGGGGAAATCTGTTGTAAAGGACCACAG gtaATGAAGGGATATTACAAGAATCCAACAGCTACCAAACAATGCATTGACTATGATGGTTGGTTTCACACAGGAGATATTGGTTACTTTGATGAACTTGGCTTCATTTATATTGTTGACAGGCTGAAGGAACTAATCAAATATAAAGGATTCCAG GTTGCACCTGCTGAGTTAGAAGCTATGTTACTGGACCATCCAGACATTACAGATGTTGCTGTCATTGGAGTGCCTGATGTAGAAGCAGGGGAAGTCCCTAAAGCGTTCCTCGTAAAATCAAGACCTTCTCTAACAGCTTCTGAAATCCATAAATTTCTggaag GTCGCGTATCCAAGTTTAAGTACTTGAGAGGGGGTGTGGAGTTTGTTGACATCATACCTAAGAGTGCAAGTGGTAAGATACTACGCAGGGAACTCAGAGCAaaagaaaaa